CGATGCGTACCGTGATTGGTAATCGGGAGGTGGCTTTAGTCATGTTAGATGCCTATGGCAAGTACACCCATTTTGCAGATGCTAACCGACTGCGTAGTTGGATGGAGACAACGCCATCGCTGCCGGTTGCTGAGGCCAGCAAAAGCATTAAAAAACAAAAAGTTCGTCAAGGATAATATCATTGCTTAAAATGGTTAAAGACTGGCTTGGTTGTTCAATCCAGTCTCCATTTCATTGGGCGTGAATACAATTAATTACATATCATCCCATAGGCGAATAACAATAACCTCATTTATACTTCCCCAAAATTAGCATCCTTCTAACCTCTTTCTGAAATAAGTTTGGTCACTATGCGCATAAAACTTCGTTATTCTTTATTAGGTCTGCTGTTGTGCTCCACAGGTACACTTTCGTTACCTCAAGCTTTGGCCAATTCGCCATCGCCTACGGCACCCGCCGTTTTGTCTCAACCTGAAATTGCCTCAGGTAGTGCTTTAGTGATTGATATAAAAAACCGCCAGGTGATCTATTCAGTCGCACCGAATAAAGTGGTCCCGATTGCTTCAATTACCAAGTTGATGACAGCGATGGTCGTATTGGATAAACAGTTACCCTTATCTGAAGTTATTCCAGTCACTATCAATCAAACCCATGAGTTGGAAGGTGTTTACTCCAGAGTCAAAGTGGGCAGTGAAATTTCCCGTGAAGAGATGCTCCTGCTGGCATTGATGTCTTCCGAAAACCGTGCTGCCGCAGCACTAGCCCATAACTACCCTGGTGGTTATGATGCTTTTATTCAGGCCATGAATGATAAAGCGAAAGCATTAGGCATGACCCATACTCACTATGTAGAACCGACTGGCCTGTCAGAACAAAATGTGTCTACCGCCAGCGATTTGACTAAGTTACTCTTTGCCACCCAGCGCTACCCCCTACTCAGTCAGTTAAGCACCACGCAAGAAAAAACCGTTACCTTCCAAAACCCGCTTTATACCTTGGGTTTTCGTAACACCAACTATTTAGTCAGAAAAGGCGATTGGGACATTCAACTCACTAAAACCGGTTTTACGAATAAAGCAGGACATTGCCTAGCAATGCGTACCACCATTGCCAATAAAGATGTGACATTAGTCGTATTGGATGCTTTTGGTAAATATACCCATTTTGCTGATGCTAACCGTTTACGCAAATGGATGGAGACGGGAGAGGCGCCACCAGTGCCTGCCGCAGCAAAAATTACAAAAGGCAAAAGTCGCTGGAAACGACACAAAGATAATAGTTTAGAAGTTTTCTATAGGCAGCCAGCAACGCATCAGGTAAGCTTTGCCTCCAAAATTAGTAAGGACGCTTTTATTCCCCTTTTGCAGGAGTTTTTAAATTGGCAGGAAGTAGTTTACTCGCATTATTAGACGATATCGCAGCCGTTCTGGACGACGTTGCGCTGATGACAAAAGTCGCAGCAAAGAAAACTTCTGGTGTATTAGGTGATGATTTAGCGCTCAATGCTCAACAAGTGAGTGGCGTTCGGGCAGATCGAGAACTACCGGTAGTATGGGCCGTAGCCAAAGGTTCATTTCTAAATAAACTGATTCTAGTGCCACTCGCGCTGGCAATCAGTGCCTTTATTCCTTGGGCCGTTACTCCATTGTTAATGGTGGGTGGGGCATTCCTTTGTTATGAAGGCGTCGAAAAGCTGGCACATACGCTTTTACACCCTAAAGCATCCAATGCAGAAGGAGAACATCAGGAGATAACCGCCTTGTCTCCTGAAGACATTGTCGCTTATGAAAAGCAAAAGGTTAAAGGTGCTATCAGAACTGACTTTATTTTGTCTGCAGAAATTATTGCCATTACTCTAGGCACCGTTGCCAATGCCAGCTTTTTACAGCAGGTTCTTGTGATGTCCGGAATTGCCATTGTGATGACCATCGGTGTTTATGGTTTAGTGGCCGGAATTGTCAGACTGGATGATATAGGATTCTATCTGAGCCGGAAAAAAGCCAGTATTGCCCGCATAATTGGCAATGGTTTAGTCAACGTAACGCCTTATCTGATGAAAACCTTATCCATTGTGGGCACCGCCGCGATGTTTATGGTGGGCGGCGGTATTCTTACCCACGGATTACCGGCAATTCACCATCTTATCGAAGGCATATCTGCTTCAGCATTAACCTTGCCAACCGTTGGCAGTATTCTCAATATGCTGACCCCTACCATACTCAGTACGCTATTTGGCGTAGTCGCTGGCGCGGTGGTGTTACTGTTGGTGACACTGCTTGGCAAACTTAAACCGAAAAAAGCAGCAGAAAAAGTAAGCTGATCCTTCTCCATCAACCTGCCGTACTTCCGGCAGGTTGATATGTTTTGAAATACAATTCTTCCACAATACGCCAACCATTCTTCCCCCTGTTTATATACTTAACTAGTGGCCCTAGAAGAAACCTGAACGCTCAGGCAATGCCTCTTATCTGACGGGGTTTTCAGTAAGCTCGGAGGTGTCATATGATGTTCAATCATGTATGGGGACTTCTGGCCCATCCTGGCCGTGAATTCCAACAAATCAGTCAAGAGAAAGAAACCATTTCTCATCTTTATACCCGTAATCTTCTAGTGCTGGCGGCCATTCCTGTCGTCTGTTCATTTATAGGAACTACACAGTTTGGCTGGATGATGGGTAATGAACAAACCGTAAAAGTATCGCTGTTTACCGCAGCGTATATTGCGATTATTTTTTATGGCATGTTGCTGGCTGCGGTTGCTATTGTTGGAAGAATTATTCATCTGATGGCCCGTCGCTATACCCAGTCTCCCAGCCTTGAGCGCTGCATCATTTTCGCTGGCTATACCGCAACCCCCATGTTTCTGAGCGGCTTGGTTGCGCTTTATCCGCTTGTATGGCTCTGCCTGTTGGCCGGCATTATTGGCCTGTGTTATTGTGCCTACCTACTCTACTCAGGTATTCCGACTTTCCTGAATATTGATCACAGCGAAGGATTTATCTTCTCCAGCTCAACGCTGGCCTTAGGTATATTGATATTGGAAGCGCTATTAGCCATGACAGTATTAATGTGGGGGTATGGGACTCATTTCTGGTGATAACCTTCATCTATCGGTAAGGGGCGATTTTCGCCCCTTACCCATCACAGAGTATCTAGCAAAACGCATTGGCTGCTATTCATAGCCAAATCCGCTGCCTTCACCATACTGACCAGACCCGTTAGTTTAACCCTGTACTGATTTCGAAAAGAGATTATTATCTCATTATTAAAAGTAATAGCGTGGCATAAAATAGGCTATATTTTTCAGACAATATAGGATGTCAAACTGGCATAGGCTAAAAACTCAGTTATGCTAATAATGAATATGGATATATTCATTAAACTATCGAGCCTGAGAATTTATCCATAAAAAGATTATTCTTAACCCCAGCGTAATTTATTAACCAGTTAAGACGCCAATAAATTCTTCAGATAACTAAAGTGGTGCATATCATATCAAAATCGTAATTTAGCATTGATTTTATTGAATTTAATAAATTAAATTAAACTCAAGTATTATTATGGATGGGTTTCTTATGACCAAAAAATGATTAAATTTAAGATTGAAATCTTATTTAACACCCATCATAACTCCTTATAGTGATAAAAACAGAGGTGTCAATTTGGCTGAAAGATCTGTATAGCTGCCATTATATGAATTACAAGAACTAACTCACAGTTTTAATCTGATGATTCAGTAAGGTAAAACAAGGCACTTATTTAATATCGCACCGGTGAATTAGCGATATTATATTTTTTATTGGCTAGTTTTTATTTTAAGCCGATAAATAACGTATTGGGAGAATATGGATGTCCGGCACCATTGACAGAGGCACGATCCAACAACTCACTTCCGGTCATTATGCAGACCCGTTCTCGATTTTGGGGATTCATAAAACCACAGACGGCTATGCCATCCGCACCTTCGCACCTAATGCCACTCAGGTCAGCGTTTTGGATAAAGACACACAAAAGACACTGCTCACGCTGACGCAAACTGACCAGACCG
Above is a window of Limnobaculum parvum DNA encoding:
- the pbpG gene encoding D-alanyl-D-alanine endopeptidase, which produces MRIKLRYSLLGLLLCSTGTLSLPQALANSPSPTAPAVLSQPEIASGSALVIDIKNRQVIYSVAPNKVVPIASITKLMTAMVVLDKQLPLSEVIPVTINQTHELEGVYSRVKVGSEISREEMLLLALMSSENRAAAALAHNYPGGYDAFIQAMNDKAKALGMTHTHYVEPTGLSEQNVSTASDLTKLLFATQRYPLLSQLSTTQEKTVTFQNPLYTLGFRNTNYLVRKGDWDIQLTKTGFTNKAGHCLAMRTTIANKDVTLVVLDAFGKYTHFADANRLRKWMETGEAPPVPAAAKITKGKSRWKRHKDNSLEVFYRQPATHQVSFASKISKDAFIPLLQEFLNWQEVVYSHY
- a CDS encoding DUF808 domain-containing protein; the encoded protein is MAGSSLLALLDDIAAVLDDVALMTKVAAKKTSGVLGDDLALNAQQVSGVRADRELPVVWAVAKGSFLNKLILVPLALAISAFIPWAVTPLLMVGGAFLCYEGVEKLAHTLLHPKASNAEGEHQEITALSPEDIVAYEKQKVKGAIRTDFILSAEIIAITLGTVANASFLQQVLVMSGIAIVMTIGVYGLVAGIVRLDDIGFYLSRKKASIARIIGNGLVNVTPYLMKTLSIVGTAAMFMVGGGILTHGLPAIHHLIEGISASALTLPTVGSILNMLTPTILSTLFGVVAGAVVLLLVTLLGKLKPKKAAEKVS
- a CDS encoding Yip1 family protein, with amino-acid sequence MFNHVWGLLAHPGREFQQISQEKETISHLYTRNLLVLAAIPVVCSFIGTTQFGWMMGNEQTVKVSLFTAAYIAIIFYGMLLAAVAIVGRIIHLMARRYTQSPSLERCIIFAGYTATPMFLSGLVALYPLVWLCLLAGIIGLCYCAYLLYSGIPTFLNIDHSEGFIFSSSTLALGILILEALLAMTVLMWGYGTHFW